In Catenulispora sp. MAP5-51, a genomic segment contains:
- a CDS encoding carbohydrate ABC transporter permease, giving the protein MAEQILLRPGKRSLRGLSAGGPPAPGRRFAVSVRRNLAGYGFMVGAVLCFALFSWYPMIREFVMSFQGTHRDPVTRLPTTTWVGWRNYTRIWHDPTFAAAWKNTVEFSLLALLIGFAVPFVVAIVLNELRHARGYLRVLVYLPVMLPPASALLLFQYFYDPNTGLFDHLLRLMHLPTSQFVQSSGSAMVSVVIASTWMNMGGTTLIYLAALQNIPGELYEAAELDGASILGRIRHVTIPQTRLILSMMLMLQIVGTMQLFIEPFILTNGGAGPGNSTISVVNLIYQYAFNLSGSSNYNSASALGVLLMLVLGVFSALYLWISRDRDK; this is encoded by the coding sequence CGGTCCGCCGGCGCCCGGGCGCCGGTTCGCGGTGAGCGTGCGCCGCAACCTCGCCGGTTACGGGTTCATGGTCGGCGCCGTGCTGTGCTTCGCCTTGTTCTCCTGGTATCCGATGATCCGCGAGTTCGTCATGAGCTTCCAGGGCACGCACCGGGACCCGGTCACGCGGCTGCCCACGACGACCTGGGTGGGTTGGCGCAACTACACCCGGATCTGGCACGACCCGACGTTCGCCGCGGCGTGGAAGAACACCGTGGAGTTCAGTCTGCTCGCGCTGCTGATCGGCTTCGCGGTGCCGTTCGTCGTGGCGATCGTCCTCAACGAACTGCGGCACGCGCGCGGCTATCTGCGAGTGCTGGTCTACCTGCCGGTGATGCTGCCGCCGGCCTCCGCGCTGCTGTTGTTCCAGTACTTCTACGACCCGAACACCGGGCTGTTCGACCACCTGCTGCGCCTGATGCACCTGCCGACGTCGCAGTTCGTGCAGTCCTCCGGCAGCGCGATGGTCTCCGTGGTCATCGCGTCCACCTGGATGAACATGGGCGGCACGACGCTGATCTACCTGGCCGCGCTCCAGAACATCCCCGGCGAGCTGTACGAGGCCGCCGAGCTGGACGGGGCGAGCATCCTGGGCCGGATCCGGCACGTCACGATCCCGCAGACCCGGCTGATCCTGTCGATGATGCTGATGCTCCAGATCGTCGGCACGATGCAGCTGTTCATCGAGCCCTTCATCCTCACCAACGGCGGCGCCGGTCCCGGCAACTCGACCATCTCCGTGGTGAACCTGATCTACCAGTACGCCTTCAACCTGTCCGGATCCAGCAACTACAACAGCGCCTCGGCGCTCGGGGTGCTGCTGATGCTGGTGCTGGGCGTCTTCTCCGCCCTGTACCTGTGGATCAGCCGAGACCGCGACAAGTAA